From the genome of Nicotiana sylvestris chromosome 2, ASM39365v2, whole genome shotgun sequence, one region includes:
- the LOC138885385 gene encoding uncharacterized protein, whose amino-acid sequence MRIVLLGKRKLGFVTGTCKKESYKTTDLQEQWETCNAIILSWIMNNMCEELLGGIVYASYAHLVWEDLLERFDKVNRARRQILMKTTAPTLNQAYAMIVWDESQQNLGANVVTDRGDPTLAMQATSRG is encoded by the exons ATGAGGATTGTACTTTTAGGGAAGAGAAAGCTAGGGTTTGTGACTGGCACATGCAAAAAGGAATCCTACAAGACAACTGATTTACAAGAGCAATGGGAGACCTGCAATGCTATTATTTTGTCATGGATCATGAACAATATGTGTGAGGAGCTCCTTGGTGGCATTGTGTATGCATCATATGCTCATCTTGTTTGGGAGGATCTATTGGAGAGATTCGATAAAGTGAATCGA GCTAGAAGGCAAATTCTCATGAAGACAACTGCACCTACGCTAAATCAGGCCTATGCAATGATTGTATGGGATGAAAGTCAGCAGAATTTGGGTGCTAATGTTGTGACTGATAGAGGTGATCCTACTTTGGCTATGCAAGCAACAAGCAGAGGATAA